Within the Gloeobacter kilaueensis JS1 genome, the region GCAGCCGGAAATTGAGCGTCTGGCAGTGTGCAGCAGAAAATAGATAAGCGCGCCTGCTGGTTAGACTGAAGTCCAGGCGCGTTCAGGACGCAGCGATGAGCGACTCGTACACCCGCCGATTTCCTACCGCTGAAGAGTTGCCCGACTCCGACGACACCCCCGTGGACAACGAACTGCAGGATCTGATCCCCAGTCTGCTCAAGCGCCTGCTCGCCTCTATCTGGCCCGAGCGCTACGACTGGTTCTGGGGCACCGACATGGGCATCTACTTCGACCCAGACGATCCGCCCGTCGTCCCCGATGGCTTTTTAGCGCTGGGCGTGCCCCGCGTCAAAGACGAGAACCTGCGCAGAAGCTATGTGCTCTGGGAAGAGAACACCGCGCCGATCCTGGCGCTGGAGGTGGTCTCGCGCTCGCGGCGGGGCGAGTATCGCCAGAAGAAGATCGACTATGCCGAGCTGGGCATCCGCTACTACGTCATCTACAACACCCAGCGGCGGGTAAAGGCCACCTTTGAGGTGTACCGGCTGGAGGGTGAGGAGTACGTGCTGTTGGAGGGCAATCCGGTGTGGTTGCCGGAGGTGGGTCTGGGGCTCGGTGTGGAGCGGGGAATAGATCAAGGAGTGGAGCGCGAGTGGCTCTATTGGTACGACGAGGCGGGCCATCGCTACCCCACACCGGAGGAGCGGGAGCAAGCGGCACGACAGCGGGCAGAAACAGCAGAACAGCGGGCAGAAACAGCAGAACAACGCGCCGAGCGGCTGGCCGAGCGGCTGCGGGCTCTGGGCGTCGATCCAGACGCCTGAGCAGACTTTTTTGCGCTGTTCTCAGCGGCTTTTTTTGAGCACCGAAAGCGAGCCGTAATCTTCCGGATGGGC harbors:
- a CDS encoding Uma2 family endonuclease; the protein is MSDSYTRRFPTAEELPDSDDTPVDNELQDLIPSLLKRLLASIWPERYDWFWGTDMGIYFDPDDPPVVPDGFLALGVPRVKDENLRRSYVLWEENTAPILALEVVSRSRRGEYRQKKIDYAELGIRYYVIYNTQRRVKATFEVYRLEGEEYVLLEGNPVWLPEVGLGLGVERGIDQGVEREWLYWYDEAGHRYPTPEEREQAARQRAETAEQRAETAEQRAERLAERLRALGVDPDA